A genomic window from Phyllopteryx taeniolatus isolate TA_2022b chromosome 2, UOR_Ptae_1.2, whole genome shotgun sequence includes:
- the rps6ka2 gene encoding ribosomal protein S6 kinase alpha-2, with protein MDTSTRKFTVKRWFSIYLKNKAARSKNATGFCQLEDDSILKEIDISHHVKEGFEKADPSQFQLLKVLGQGSYGKVFLVRKIRGVDRGQLYAMKVLKKATLKVRDRVRSKMERDILAEVNHPFIVKLHYAFQTEGKLYLILDFLRGGDLFTRLSKEVMFTEEDVKFYLAELALALDHLHSLGIIYRDLKPENILLDEEGHIKITDFGLSKEAIDHDKRAYSFCGTIEYMAPEVVNRRGHTQSADWWSFGVLMFEMLTGSLPFQGKDRKETMALILKAKLGMPQFLSPEVQSLLRALFKRNPANRLGAGQDGVDEIKSHRFFASIHWNKLYRKEIRPPFKPTVGRPEDTFHFDPEFTSRTPTDSPGIPPSANTHQLFRGFSFVATNQSQEQSVANILPSHQEGNTINPIAQHLRGDVAFNDIYDLKEEVGQAANSVYRRCLHRVTAVEYSVKIIDKGRKDPSEEMEILLRYGQHPNINMLKDVFDDGRCVYLVQNLLRGGELLDRVLTMPNFIEKDASDIICTLTKTVEYLHSQGVVHRDLKPSNIRYSDDRGLPECLRICDFGFAKQLRAENGLLMTPCYTATFMAPEVLKKQGYDAACDIWSLGILLYTMIASFSPFASSPEDSAEEILAQIGCGKFIISGGNWDLVSDAAKDIVTKMLHVDPHQRLTAPQVLRHPWIVGRDQLSDRVLARQDMLTVKGALSATYSALRRCTPAPVLEPVQSSNLAQRREMKKVGSTVINSDLKEKGVEKAH; from the exons ATGGATACCAGCACGCGAAAATTCACCGTGAAGAGATGGTTTTCCATCTACCTGAAGAACAAGGCCGCCCGGAGCAAGAACGCGACGGGATTCTGTCAGCTGGAG gaTGACAGCATACTTAAGGAGATTGACATCAGCCACCATGTGAAAGAAGGCTTTGAGAAAGCTGACCCCTCTCAGTTCCAGCTGCTGAAGGTGCTTGGCCAGGGATCGTATGGAAAG GTGTTTCTGGTGAGAAAGATCCGAGGCGTGGACAGAGGACAACTGTATGCAATGAAAGTCCTAAAGAAAGCCACACTTAAAG TCCGGGACCGTGTGCGATCCAAGATGGAAAGAGACATTTTGGCAGAGGTCAACCACCCATTTATAGTGAAACTACACTATG ccTTCCAGACAGAAGGGAAGCTCTATCTAATCCTAGACTTTCTCCGAGGGGGGGACCTTTTCACTCGTCTGTCGAAAGAG GTGATGTTTACGGAAGAGGATGTCAAGTTTTACCTGGCAGAGTTGGCTTTGGCATTGGACCACTTACACAGTTTGGGAATCATCTACAGGGACCTCAAACCTGAAAA CATTCTCCTGGATGAAGAAGGACATATAAAGATAACTG ATTTCGGCTTGAGTAAGGAAGCCATCGATCATGATAAAAGAGCATATTCCTTCTGTGGAACCATCGAGTATATGGCTCCAGAGGTGGTCAACAGGAGGGGGCATACACAAAGTGCAGACTGGTGGTCGTTTGGGGTACTAATG TTTGAGATGCTGACAGGGTCCTTACCGTTCCAAGGAAAAGACCGGAAAGAAACAATGGCTCTTATTCTAAA GGCCAAATTGGGGATGCCACAGTTCCTTAGTCCTGAGGTGCAGAGTTTACTAAGAGCACTCTTCAAGAGGAACCCTGCTAACCGTCTAG GTGCAGGCCAAGATGGAGTGGATGAAATAAAAAGTCATCGTTTCTTTGCATCGATCCACTGGAAT AAGTTGTACAGGAAGGAAATTAGGCCGCCGTTCAAACCAACAGTTGGAAGACCCGAGGACACGTTTCACTTCGACCCAGAGTTCACCTCCAGAACACCTACTG ACTCTCCTGGCATCCCACCCAGTGCAAACACGCACCAGCTGTTCCGTGGCTTCAGTTTTGTTGCCACTAATCAAAGTCAGGAGCAAAGTGTGGCCAACATTTTGCCTTCCCACCAGGagggaaataccattaatcctaTCGCACAG CATCTCCGTGGCGATGTGGCCTTCAATGACATTTATGACCTGAAGGAGGAAGTTGGCCAGGCAGCCAACTCAGTCTACAGGAGGTGTCTTCATAGAGTGACTGCAGTGGAATATTCAGTGAAG ATTATTGACAAAGGAAGAAAAGATCCATCTGAAGAGATGGAGATTCTATTAAGATATGGACAGCATCCCAATATCAACATGTTAAAAGAC GTGTTTGATGATGGCCGTTGCGTATACCTGGTTCAGAATTTGTTGAGAGGAGGTGAGCTGCTCGACAGAGTGTTGACCATGCCAAATTTCATAGAGAAAGATGCATCCGATATCATCTGCACACTGACCAAGACTGTGGAGTATTTGCATTCCCAGGGG GTCGTGCATCGGGACTTGAAACCCAGCAACATTCGCTACTCTGATGACAGAGGACTCCCAGAATGCCTCAGGATATGTGATTTTGGTTTCGCCAAACAGCTGAGGGCTGAAAATGGCTTACTGATGACTCCATGTTACACAGCAACGTTCATGGCACCGGAG gtTCTAAAGAAGCAGGGTTACGATGCTGCATGTGACATTTGGAGCTTGGGAATCCTGCTGTACACCATGATTGCTAG TTTCAGTCCATTTGCCAGCAGTCCCGAAGACTCAGCGGAGGAAATTCTGGCTCAAATTGGCTGCGGCAAATTCATCATCAGTGGAGGGAACTGGGACCTGGTGTCAGACGCTGCCAAG GACATTGTGACTAAGATGCTCCATGTAGACCCCCATCAGCGCCTGACTGCCCCCCAG GTCCTTCGCCATCCCTGGATTGTTGGGCGAGATCAGCTCTCTGATAGAGTCCTCGCCAGACAAGATATGCTGACTGTCAAG GGGGCGCTGTCTGCCACCTATTCGGCCTTGAGGCGCTGTACTCCAGCACCGGTCCTCGAACCTGTTCAGTCCTCAAACTTGGCCCAGCGGAGAGAAATGAAGAAAGTTGGGAGTACAGTCATTAATTCAGACCTTAAAGAAAAAGGGGTAGAAAAGGCACACTGa